CCGATTGAAGATACACAAAGAAATGTACTCATGAGTGAAGTCAGCAGAAACAAAACTTTCAGATTTAGACCCTCAAGAAATTAAGATACTGGAATTATTAAAGAATGTAAAGTCAGCTTtgtataaaatgctttaaaaaatggaatttgaaaATAAGCAATAATAGACTATCAAAAGTGCAGATTTGATGAAGAACCAAACAGagcttttagaaatgaaaatataattatagaaaacaaaacattcaaGGGATGAATTAAATGACAACTTTCTCTCAGTAAGAGAggactggggaattccctggctctccagtggttagcactctgtgctttcactctcGAGGGCCtgagttggggaactaagatgccacaagccacacagcatggccagaaaaaaaaatttttttttttcacataaaagaattttaaaagggaaagagaggaCTGAAAAAATAGCTTAGAATATAGCACTGGGAGATGAGAAGGTTGGGAATGAGAAGGTCTAACATATTAGATATATGATTAGATATATCTGATACTCTAGATATATTAGGTACTCTGATTAGATATCAGAGTCTCAGAATGAGAGAATAAAGAGAATGCAGAAGAGGCAATATTATCTTAAAGGAAAATCCTGAAGACTTTTTCAAAATTGATGGAAGATAAAGCATGCAGCCCAGTGTGTGGTATTTGGTGGATATTTGGTGAATGTCTCTTTCTCACTTGGTGGTGGAGGACTTCCTCTCTCCACTTCCTTCCAGAATTTATAGACTGTGCTTCCAAACTTCTTGAATGGTTCCAAACTCTCTAGATCTCTGTCAGAGTTTCCCTGAGGATGCCCTGATGGTGGAGTGGAGGGgacagtcctctcctgggtagccctggtgagggagggaggggcttAGCTCCAGACCAGGTCCTCCAGCCCTGAGTGCTGGCCTCTGTGTGTGGCAGAGTGAGCTCAGCGATGGCATCGCGATGCTGGTGGCCGGCAATGACCGTGTGCAAGCAGTGATCACACAGATGGAGGAGGTGTGCCAGACCATCGAGGTGAGcctggaaagggagggagggaaagttgCTGGGCTACTGGAGGTGAATCACAAGTAGTAGAATGTGCTTACCCAGGCTGctaggtttgaatcccagctctgccctcctctGTGACTTTGGTCCAGTGACTTAACTTCTTAGTGTTtgggtttgcttgtttttaactaCGTAAAAGAGTGATGATGAGAATGATATGATGGCTACCTCCATGGATCTTTttgagaattaagtgagataatacaaACAAAAACCAGAGTCAGAGAATTAGGCAGCAGCACTCAATGAAACTCCTTTAAATATATAGTGTTATTTTctgagagagtagatcttaaaagttcccaTCACAGGGAAAAATTTTTGTCCACTATGTATGGTGctggatgttaactagacataTTGTGGTGATCCGTTCACAACATATACAAATATtggatcattatgttgtacacctgaagctaatatgttatatgtcaattaaacCTCAACAAAGTATATATCAGTATTATTACTGAAAAGATCTGGGAACCAGCAGCCCTTGGGTGGAGTCCGGTCTCTGCCACTAATTTGTGGTTGTAATTGACGGGTCACATCTCTTCTTGGCTCCCCGTGACTGCCATTAAGTGGGGAGTGGGACAAGTAGCCTGGTACTCTCCCAGCTGTGAGGTCTCATCCTTACTCCTGGTTTTTCAGGAAAACAGCCGGAGGCAGAAGCAGTTGCTGAACCAGAGGTTTGAGGGCCTGTGTGCAGTGCTGGAGGAGCGGAAGGGTGAGCTGCTGCAGGCGCTGGcccgggagcaggaggagaagctgcAGCGAGTCAGGGGCCTCATCCGCCAGTACGGAGACCACCTGGAGGCCTCCTCTAAGCTGGTGGAGTCTGCCATCCAGTCCATGGAGGAGCCGCAGATGGCGCTCTACCTGCAGGTGggccctggggggaggggggcgggcagtGGCAGGCCACCTAGTGGCTGGAGTGGGGGCCTTTGCACTGGGAAGCCGGGTTCAAGTCTTACCTCTGGCTCCTACTTGCCCCgtggctttgggcaagtcaccCTCTCtatccatttttttccttaacaaatTGGGACATGCATCCCCCCCTAACCCGCAGGACAGTGGTGGGCATCAGAAATGGGATATTGCTGGACGTTGGCACAGTGCTTACTCTcaccctcctttcttccctgcAGCAGGCCAAGGAGTTGATCAATAAGTGAGTAGGTGGAgcgggaagggagaggaaggggtgggCGGGGACTCCACTGACAAGGGTGGGAAGCGGGGGTAGTGGTGCTGGGAGTCTCTAGCTGAGCCGCTgggctgctgcagggtcgggACGATGTCGAAGGTGGAGCTGGCCGGCCGGCCGGAGCCGGGCTATGAAAGAATGGATCAATTCACCGTGAGCGTGGAGCATGTGGCGGAAATGCTGAGGACCATTGACTTCCAGCCAGGTGAGGAAGCCAGGATGGGAGGGAGCGGCCAGCCGCTAGGACTGGGCGTCCAGACCCTCTGGGTCGGGGAGGGATGGGGGTAAGACGGCCAGAGAATAAGGGACCCCAACTCACCCAGCCTTCTCCTGGCCTAGGCACTTCTGGAGAGGAAGAGGATGAGGAGGTCGCGGTAGAAGGGGAAGAGGGCAACGCAGGAGCAGAGGAAGAGCGGACGGATGGGCGGGAAAGTGAGTGTGGACATCGGCGGGGCCTGGCGGGGACCCCCTTCCACCGTCGGGCCATGTACTCTCGGGGGCATTAGGGATCGCTTGGAGCCCCTACTCCCAACCTCAACCAGGAGGGGCGCGCCCTCTAGCGCGCCGGCCCAAGTACAACTTTCTTTAACACTATCCATCTCTCTGGGCTGGTGGGAGACCGGGTTAGGTGGGGAAGTGAAGGAGAAACCCTCCTGCCTAGAGAAACGAGTGAGCTGGGCTTCGGAATTGCCTTGTTTCTTGGGAGCGCCCGCCCACTGAGCTTTCTTTCCCAGGCACAGGCCAGCACTGACTCGCTCCTGTTGCGGATCCTGCGCACCCGGGTCCTGGCGCTCGGATGGTGAACGACCTGAGCAGAGACCACCGTACCACCCAGCCCGGCGTGGGGCCGCGGGGGAGGGGCTCAATAAAGAGCTAATGCGTCCCGACCCGCAGCTCCTTTCACTGCTCACTCTCTGAGCTTCTGCTTCGGAGACATAGCATCACCATCCATCCTGCCCTTCTCCAAATCTGGGACCTCTTGGGGCGAGGACgggtggggggggtgtgtgtgaagCGGAACGAACCCTTATGGGGCACCTCCTTGACATTAGGCACGGATTCGCGAGCCCAGAGccaagagaagagggcaggggggtggggcggCGACACTGGGGCTTGACTTCCTGGAGACTTGGAGACGATGGGGACCCCAGGACCCTGGCAGAAAGCGGTTCTCACGGAGCCCTCCCACAGCATCTGGTTCCCTCTCGCCGGCCTGGGAGACCCCACTTCCCCGCGGGCTCACACCCTTCTTCTGTGGCTCCCGGCGCCCCCACAACAGAGGCCAACGGCTCTTCAGCACTTTTATTAAAAACCGGTAACGCGGAGAGTGCTCAGGGTATCCCTAGGCCGCTCTAGCCCTGCAGGACTTGGTCAGTTCCTGTCGCTCACGTCTCAACCCTGAGGTGGAGCATGGGGGTCGAGATTGTCGGGGCCCGAGACCCGCCGATCACTTGCCCACCGAGTCGAATATGATGCGGTTCTGCTCGGCGCGCTCCCTCTGGCTCTGCGTCCGCGCGAGTTCCAGCAGGGTCCGTAGTAGGTGGAAGGTGAGGTCAATGGACAGGGGAGGGTCGTCTCGTCGCGGCCGCTCACCTGCCGTCCTGGATCCCCATCGGCCCTGCTCCGCCCGGCGGCGCGGGAAGCGCTCCGCCAGCAGCAAGAGGAGAGCGTGGGCCCCGCCGCCGTGGTTCCGAGTCCCGGGGCTCCAGCGCAGACTCGGATCTCGGAACCCGgcggccgccgcctcctcctctcGACTCCACTGGCTGCTCCCCGGGCGCAGCTGTGCCAGGAGCAGCAGCGCGGCCAGCAATGCCGCGCGTCCCGCCGTCCTCATGGTCCCGCCGGCCCTGGACACACAGGGGCAGCGCAGTGTGAGGTGCGCCTCGGGCAGTCTCAGGGGACGCCGCTCCCCTTCCCGAGCACGTCCAGCGCCCCTGCCCGGCCCCTGCGACTGCCGTCAGGTGCCCACAGCCTTCCCACCAGCCCCAGCCGCTCCCAGTCCTGTGCCACCcttttctccctccctgcctccttcttGGGGTGTCGCGTTGGGTGAGCTGAGCGCTGTCCTAGTGCTGAGGGAGTCTGGGCAGACGCGCAGAAGCCACTCACAGTTCGCAGGAGAGCAGAGCCTCTGCACCCTGCAGGATGGAGCTCCAGTCTCTGTCCCTCGGGGAGGGCTGAGGGCGCCACGGGGAACACGGGGTCTGTCCCGGGACCTTCGCCAGCCTTATATAGCGCCAGAACAGCTCCGGCTGACGTCAGCGAGGAACATGCACTGATTGTAGAGCAATGACGGCCGCAACTCTGAGTCCGACCCTATGGCTGCGAGACCCCAGGAGCGCGCCGGAGGACACCAGACTTTGTGTCTCTGGAAATGACACTGGACTCAAGAGAAAGAGAAGCCTTCTGGGGCGTAAAGATTGCTCTGGGAGCCACGAGAGTCCTTCACTCACTTAGAACAGCCAGCAGGGACTAGGGGGACCGGTCAGTCCCCAGACTAGTCCAGATCTCCAACCTTCTCTGGAACAGGAAAGGGAGGCAGGACGGTGGTGCTGTCCATGGTGCTGACCTTGTGCTCAGCCTCTGAAAGGGGCCAGAGACCTTGGGGAAAATGCTGTGCTGCTCAGATCCAGTCCCTTGCCCCAACTATCTGTTCTATAAATGGAGGCAGTCAGGATGGCACTGCTAGCATTCAGCTACCACAATGGTACCCTACCCAAAAGGCAGTTTGAGCTGCCAGGATTCTTGATCTTATTCCAGCCCCAGGATCTAAATCCTAGGGCTGTCTGTCCGATGTGCCTAAAAAAGAGGGCCTCTCGAGCCGGGGTGCTTTCAGATAACAAAGGCTGATCCATCTGCTTCTTGGTTTGCCTCAAAGCTGAAGTTTAGCCAAGTTAAATTTTCTCCTGGGAATCACAGCAGCAATATTATTTTATCGCTGACCTCTAGGTTAAGATCACTGAGTAGGAAGTAAGAAAACTTGGCTTCTTAGTCTTTTTGAGCTGGTataacaaaaatatcaaaagctgggtggcttataaacaacaagcatttatttcatcacagttcttgaggccaggaagtccaagatcacaGTACCAGTAGGTTTACTGTCCACTGAGGACCTGCTTCTTCCTGTCTTCTCAGGTGGCCTCTTTTGTAAGCATACAGACCCCACCAGGTCCCTACCCTCATGACCGAATCACTTCCCAAAGGTCTCACCTCTGATACCATCACCTTGGGCATTAGGTTTTCACCATATGAACTTGGGGAGATACAAACATTCAAATGATGATAGCACATGTTCGTGTTTCTACTCTGCCACTAACTCACAGTGTGGACAGGTCACTTTACTTCTATggacctcagtgtcctcatctgtaatagAAGATTGGGGTTTTGGGGTCTCCAGACTTCTTTCCAAACCCTGGAAAATGAGACTCCCCAGTCATTTTCTGCTGGGTCTTACTCATTGCCTCTGCAGCTTCCAGATTacctatttagaaatatatttacagaGGCACCCTATAGAGAGTTTGAGGGGATCTCCCCCAAATTGGAGCTACACTGAGGCTGGGAAGGGTTAGGAAAACAGCTGTCTATGAAGACTGGGGAAAAGTGGCATCTTCCAGGATGAGCGTATAATCTAAAGTTGACAAAATGatgtttcaacaaatatttatggagtgcctactgtgtgGTGCGTTTTAGCCATTTCAATAGGAGTCAGGTTACATTTTAGAGTGAAATGGGCCATTTCAGGGTGCTAACCCCATTAAATTCTGACCAGCCACCGAACCCTGTGAAGACCAATGTGCCCACTTTGAAGAGGTGGTCCGATCCTTCCAGGGTCAAGGTGCATCACTACAAGATGGAAGTGACGGAGTGAAGCCGACTTAGAGCCGGTGTGCCTTCCAGGACAGGTAGGAGTTCCAGATAACAGCAACACACTGGACCACAGCCAACCTAAGGAACAGGGACAGTGGCATGAAGAAGAGGAAGTATAAGGAAGAAGccaaggggagaggagggaaagtGCAGCAGACAAAGGGTGAATATCTCCAAGAATGTCCAGATCTAGGTCTCCTTCCTTCAGCCCCCATGGAGGGATGTGTGGCTCAGATGAGAGGACAACCAGCTCAGGTGCTTGTGCTGGCCCAGAGCTCTGTCTCCTGGACAAGAGTCTCAAAGTTAACTGCCCCCCAGCAGCCATTTTGCCATGCATGGCTTTATCCATACTCTATCCAAGCTCCTTCTAAATACACATCTGTCTTGTACAGCTGAGATCTCATCTTCCAAAAATGTGCTGCCTGCCATATAAAGCAGCACCtccttctctttattttaaatatacttcaCTCTAGTTTCAAAGAGCATTGCCAGGACTCTAAAGTTTGATTTGGTTCATAAGTCTGTATTCCTTTTAGTTATGCTATTCATGTCCATTCTGACCTtgtctcctctaagagtttcatgATTTCCCCTGTTCCCAAAGCCTCCTCACCTCCAATAATTTTAACCACTCATCCTGTTTccactatatttatttttattgagttttCAGCCACTACCCTGATTATTTaggataaaataatatttttcagtggACTAACCTGACCATGTTCCTACTTGACTCTGGTCTACCTTTCTGCCTAACCTAGGCTGTAATACTGTCCCTACAGTCAGGCCATCAAAGGTAGAGAGCCCAGGTGGGATGGAGATGAGGGCTGTGGAGCAAGATCCTCCCTAGGAAGATGAGATGTCAGTAGGCAGATGCTCTGGGATGTTCTATAACATAAGAGATTCTGAACAAAGTGCTCAGGAGTCTGAGGAGCTCTGACCAGGGCAGGGTGTTCCggatgggggcaggggcggggcgtgTTATAAGGTAGTTCAAGGTTAAAAATGAGGATCACTTTGTCTCTGTTTGTAATATGCATCTTCCTTGAAGCGTGGGGTGGGGATCTGCCATACCTGTAATGAAGAGGAACCAGGTAGAAGTTGGCCAACTGCACGGCAGGCCAGAGCTacgagagagagaagggaaaggttggGGGGCTGCCTCCATCTCCCAACGCCAGTCTCAAGGCCTTGCCTGCTCTGACTCCAGCTTCTCCAGACAGGAACACATGGCACTGAGTGAGTGCTTCCCTGACTATGGTGCCCACATGGGCATGAGGGAGTAATCCCAATGGAGGGATTTGTGTGTCAGGAGGACCCCTGATCCCTGGGCATTTCTGGACTCAagaaagcagaagcagcagctgagGTGCCAGCTCTTACATAGTAGTTGGTGATGAGAGCATCAGGAAAGTCCTGAGGAGACAAGAGAAGGAACAAGTGAACACCAGCACTTCCGGGCACCTTGGACCTCCCAGTGCCAACTGCCAACTGGTGTGAGTATCACACACAGACATCTGCTCAGAGAAGACACCACTGCACCACGGCgccccagctcctcccctccAGAGCTCGGCTCTGCCTGCGTCTCCACCCCGCCCTGCCTCATTCCCCTGGGTCTGCCGGTCCACCAGCCAGAAAGCATCCCCACACCGGGCCGGCTCACCCGCTGGAGTTTGGCCCAGTTGTCCTGGGCTGACAGTCCATTGAGGGTCCCAACCAGTGGGAGGAAACAGCCCAGAAAACATGGGGCAAAGCCCCCCTAGGGAAGAGAAATTAAAGTGCTGTGAGCACCTAAACCCTCGCCCTCCTGCAACACAGCTCACTCTTCCCAAATCCCTTTTCCTTCCACTCACCTGATCCAGCAGCATCTTCTTTAGTGCATCTACCTTGGTGGTGCCAGGAATGAGCCGGTCCAAAACTCTGTACCAGCCTCCTACCACAGGGCCCTGAAAGGAACTCCCAGAGAGGTGAACAGGGATGTGGAGGGGACACCAGGATTTTACATCACAAAGCTGCATCCTCAAGTATTAGAAACCAACCCCCAGGGGGAGGAGACACTCAAGGCTGGCTTAGATGTGAGAGGGTCCAATGGAAACCAAAGGATGACAAGGAACTGAGACCACTGTCCAATTCACCGGCAGCCCTGCTGTTGGCAAAACTTACCACGAAGCCACAGCCCAAGGAGGCCATTGTCAGGGTCCGGCCAGCTTGGTGTGCCCGCAGACCTCGCCTCTCCACCAGCTGCTGTGAGATCATGTCACCCAGGCCCATCAGAGACCCTGTGCAGGGTACACAGGTGCCATCAGGATACCTCCCAGGGACAAGCTGCCATCCCAAGGAGGGAGGTAAgtctaatgaatgaatgaggctCTGGCACTTGGAGGCCAAGGGCTTCAATCTGGGGCAAACGGCCAGTCCCTTCCCACTGCTTCTGGGATGGTGACACCTCCCCAAGGATGGTGACACTTCACATGTGTCCTGTTAGAAACGGGGATGAGCAGCCTGGAGCAGGCCACGGCCAAGAACTCTGCAGTGAGCACTGAAGGGAAGTTAGCCTCAGAAAGTGCAGGTAGAGGAAGGTGAATCTGAGGTGCTGAGGGCTGAGAAGCATTGACTGTTGGTGGAAAAGCCTTCCAGATGTTTTTGTGCAAACCCCTTATTCCAGAGGCTTGGAAATGAAGGCCCAGGAAGTGGCACACAGTAAGTAGCAGAGCCAAGAAGAACGAGGTGGCTTGATTTCCTAGACGGTATTCCTTCCAGAATGCTGTACTATGAACAGATCATGTGCAGAATGGTAAGGAACTCTGTGGTTTTTTCTCCTCTGCTGAAGGCAGGACCCTGGCCAATGTCCTTCATCTTGGTTTTGAGAGTTTTCTCTGGGGAGAACAGCAAGAATAACTCTTTCTAATACAGACATACTTAAATGATCCCAGGCAGGGGATGACTGGCTGAGCTGCTAAGAGACCCTGCAAGGAAGGGTCCGGTCACCTCCCAGCACAGGCAGGTCGACTCAGACTTCCCATTCACAGCCTCAAACTGAGCTGCCAACAGGCACGATGGCCATCTCTCCTCAGGTCTTCGTACCCACTTGCCCTCCCCTCACTTGCACGGACACCTAGCTCCAAGCAGCACTAGTTGGACACCTACACCCAGAAACCAAGACAGAGAGCGTCACTGTTTACAGAGCCCCCCCGTCGGTGATGGCGAGTGGTGGTTTATAGCAAACACACCCTTCTAGGGCCACTTGCGAGCAACCGTATGACCTCCAGCTTGCCCATCCATCTCACTGAGTAATGAGAGGCCCCTCCAGCCCCACAGCCACCACTTTCACTGTGCCCTCAATTAGCCCTGGGCAAACACATCCTCATCCTTCAACCCCACTCCTTGGCCCGGAGCTGGTGCTGACGTCTGTGCTGGCTGCATACTCACTGCTCCCCGCCATGCACCCCCGGAAGAGCCCTGCCCATGCAGCCTCGTCAGAGGCAGCTGCATAAGGCTGAGAGCCGGGGCACCCACAGTGACCGAGGCTGCTGGCCTCAGCTGCTGGGACCCCAAGCACACCCATCAAGGCAgccctgcctctcctctccctgaAACTCCCGAAGTGGTAGAGGCTCTTTCCAAAACATGGCTAGCAGGGACAGAATCCTAGACGTGTTTGTTCTGTTATCTCCCACCACATCAAGCCTGGCAGGGACTCAGAAAATAGCCAAGGAGAAATGTCAAACGGACCACCCCAGGCAACAGGACTGCCCTGGGAAGCACATGGAGAATGCTAAGTCTGGCCTGAAGGGTGCACACTGGCTTAAGGTGTGAGAAGCAGCGGGGCTGAAGGTTTCTCCCTCTCCATGCAGTTAGCACTTAGCTCCGTGTTCCCTCTAACAATTTGGGGTCACCAGCTGAACACTCAGGGAAAGGAGGGAGCTGCTGTGGCCACGTGGCCCTGAAAAGGCCCAGGGAGGGTGGAACAGGAATAGAGTCGCTGCTTAAATGAAAGGACTAACAGTTTGACATTCTACTCTGGCAAGATGTTTACAGTATACAAAGGACTCTCacacatttaatcttcacaaaaggTCTGGAAGATAGAGGTTACCTCTCCACTGAATGTCTTTGAGAGATGAGGTGACTTGGTAAGGAAGGGAGCTGGGGCCTGAACACAGGCCTTCTCTCAAGGGGAAATGGGAGGCCAGGAATTCCCAGCAGAGGCAGAGACCTGGGCTCAGGTGCCAATGGGCACAGAGAGGTTCATGTGGCTTCGACTCACAGGAGCTTCCTGCTCAAACAAGGGCCCAAAGGCCTGCATATCAGACATTTCCTGGATTAACACACTTCCTGTCTTCTACTCCCCAGAATGTGATAACCTCTGCTTCTTGTCACCCTGTGGGGAAGGCAAGCAGCAATACCCTTGGGAAGCAAAGAGTCGCAAAGAAACATGCATTTTCACTCTTCGTGGCTTACACAACACGCTAAAGGCACAGCAGGAGTGAAAACCAAAGTCCCTGACTTGTAGCCAGGTCCCAGAAGCCTACAGCCTTGGAGAGAAGTGGATTCCAGGCCCCCAAACCATGACCATCAGGCCTGAGATATTACCAAGTGAAAGGGCAGCAGCAGGAGTGGGGTGGTATAGAGCCTCTAGCCCTGTCTGTTCTGTCCATTTCAGACAGAACCATGCCCAGCTCCTTCTGTGCCTATGGATCATCAGGCCCCCTGGGCCAACAGCAGCTCTAGCGTAGTCTAAGGCTCTGGTCTAAGCCTGCATTTCTGGTCCAAGCGATTGTGTGAGCAGGAAGGGCTGGCATTTCGGATTCCTCATCCCACCGTccccaaccccaaacccaaacagaCCCAAACCACCCTAGGTTCAGGGAGTCCTCTTGGACCCATTTGGTTGGTTTGGACCCTCCAATGCTGTGGTTTCCCTTTCCTTGGACTTGTTTCTGGGGGATTGGAGCTGGAGGCCTGCAGAGACATAATGCCTCAGCCCCAATGAGGCAGGACAAGGGGCTGCCGGGCAGTGATGCCCCAATGCCAGGCTGGGCGCAGAGCCCAGCAGGCAGACGCTGGCGCGGCTGTGACATCATGCCCCTGGGTAGGTGCCAGTTCTCATGCCGTCACTCACCACCAGATTCAGCAGCGTGAGGGGGTAGGGGTTGGGAGTGCCTGCCTCTGAGCACAGATCTATCTGGGACCACCCTCTGCCAGCCAGTGGAAAAGCCCCAACTTCCCATGCCCTCTTCCTAGGCACAGGTGGGGGTAAATTATctacttttcctgttttgttcctCTCCTGGCTTTTGTGTGTACAATCTTAGATGCAGGAAACTAATGTAtgaatggaaaatgaagaaactgaggggcAGGAAGTTGGAATGAGGAG
This region of Ovis canadensis isolate MfBH-ARS-UI-01 breed Bighorn chromosome 3, ARS-UI_OviCan_v2, whole genome shotgun sequence genomic DNA includes:
- the UCN gene encoding urocortin — encoded protein: MRTAGRAALLAALLLLAQLRPGSSQWSREEEAAAAGFRDPSLRWSPGTRNHGGGAHALLLLLAERFPRRRAEQGRWGSRTAGERPRRDDPPLSIDLTFHLLRTLLELARTQSQRERAEQNRIIFDSVGK
- the TRIM54 gene encoding tripartite motif-containing protein 54 isoform X2; its protein translation is MNFTVGFKPLLGDAHSMDNLEKQLICPICLEMFSKPVVILPCQHNLCRKCANDVFQASNPLWQSRSSTTVSSGGRFRCPSCRHEVVLDRHGVYGLQRNLLVENIIDIYKQESSRPLHSKAEQHLMCEEHEDEKINIYCLSCEVPTCSLCKVFGAHKDCEVAPLPTIYKRQKSELSDGIAMLVAGNDRVQAVITQMEEVCQTIEENSRRQKQLLNQRFEGLCAVLEERKGELLQALAREQEEKLQRVRGLIRQYGDHLEASSKLVESAIQSMEEPQMALYLQAKELINKVGTMSKVELAGRPEPGYERMDQFTVSVEHVAEMLRTIDFQPGTSGEEEDEEVAVEGEEGNAGAEEERTDGRESTGQH
- the MPV17 gene encoding mitochondrial inner membrane protein Mpv17 isoform X4 encodes the protein MGLGDMISQQLVERRGLRAHQAGRTLTMASLGCGFVGPVVGGWYRVLDRLIPGTTKVDALKKMLLDQGGFAPCFLGCFLPLVGTLNGLSAQDNWAKLQRDFPDALITNYYLWPAVQLANFYLVPLHYRLAVVQCVAVIWNSYLSWKAHRL
- the TRIM54 gene encoding tripartite motif-containing protein 54 isoform X1; translation: MNFTVGFKPLLGDAHSMDNLEKQLICPICLEMFSKPVVILPCQHNLCRKCANDVFQASNPLWQSRSSTTVSSGGRFRCPSCRHEVVLDRHGVYGLQRNLLVENIIDIYKQESSRPLHSKAEQHLMCEEHEDEKINIYCLSCEVPTCSLCKVFGAHKDCEVAPLPTIYKRQKSELSDGIAMLVAGNDRVQAVITQMEEVCQTIEENSRRQKQLLNQRFEGLCAVLEERKGELLQALAREQEEKLQRVRGLIRQYGDHLEASSKLVESAIQSMEEPQMALYLQQAKELINKVGTMSKVELAGRPEPGYERMDQFTVSVEHVAEMLRTIDFQPGTSGEEEDEEVAVEGEEGNAGAEEERTDGRESTGQH
- the MPV17 gene encoding mitochondrial inner membrane protein Mpv17 isoform X1, which gives rise to MALWRAYQRALTTHPWKVQVLTAGSLMGLGDMISQQLVERRGLRAHQAGRTLTMASLGCGFVGPVVGGWYRVLDRLIPGTTKVDALKKMLLDQGGFAPCFLGCFLPLVGTLNGLSAQDNWAKLQRDFPDALITNYYLWPAVQLANFYLVPLHYRYGRSPPHASRKMHITNRDKVILIFNLELPYNTPRPCPHPEHPALVRAPQTPEHFVQNLLCYRTSQSICLLTSHLPREDLAPQPSSPSHLGSLPLMA
- the MPV17 gene encoding mitochondrial inner membrane protein Mpv17 isoform X3, whose translation is MALWRAYQRALTTHPWKVQVLTAGSLMGLGDMISQQLVERRGLRAHQAGRTLTMASLGCGFVGPVVGGWYRVLDRLIPGTTKVDALKKMLLDQGGFAPCFLGCFLPLVGTLNGLSAQDNWAKLQRDFPDALITNYYLWPAVQLANFYLVPLHYRLAVVQCVAVIWNSYLSWKAHRL
- the MPV17 gene encoding mitochondrial inner membrane protein Mpv17 isoform X2, with the translated sequence MGLGDMISQQLVERRGLRAHQAGRTLTMASLGCGFVGPVVGGWYRVLDRLIPGTTKVDALKKMLLDQGGFAPCFLGCFLPLVGTLNGLSAQDNWAKLQRDFPDALITNYYLWPAVQLANFYLVPLHYRYGRSPPHASRKMHITNRDKVILIFNLELPYNTPRPCPHPEHPALVRAPQTPEHFVQNLLCYRTSQSICLLTSHLPREDLAPQPSSPSHLGSLPLMA